A part of Drosophila ananassae strain 14024-0371.13 chromosome 2R, ASM1763931v2, whole genome shotgun sequence genomic DNA contains:
- the LOC6506783 gene encoding hepatic leukemia factor isoform X11, giving the protein MCAMYTPRENIMDLSTKGRKSPFLGFICKANGKSTSNSKEIICPDDKYKEEGDIWNVEAQTAFLGPNLWDKTLPYDADLKVTQYADLDEFLSENNIPDGLPGTHLGGHSGGLGHRSDSLGHAAGLSLGLGHITTKRERSPSPSDCISPDTLNPPSPAESTFSFASSGRDFDPRTRAFSDEELKPQPMIKKSRKQFVPDELKDDKYWARRRKNNIAAKRSRDARRQKENQIAMRARYLEKENATLHQEVEQLKQENMDLRARLSKFQDV; this is encoded by the exons GCAGGAAATCACCATTTTTGGGTTTCATTTGCAAAGCAAACG GCAAATCCACATCGAATAGCAAAGAAATCATCTGCCCGGATGACAAGTACAAGGAGGAGGGCGACATCTGGAATGTCGAGGCGCAAACGGCGTTTCTTGGGCCCAATCTGTGGGACAAGACCCTGCCCTACGATGCCGACCTCAAGGTAACACAA TATGCCGACCTAGACGAATTCCTGTCGGAAAACAATATACCTGATGGCCTACCCGGCACACACCTGGGCGGCCACTCGGGCGGCCTGGGTCACCGGTCCGATTCCCTGGGACATGCGGCGGGACTATCGCTCGGCCTGGGCCACATAACCACAAAGCGGGAGCGGTCGCCCTCGCCGTCCGACTGCATCAGTCCGGACACCCTAAATCCTCCATCGCCGGCCGAGTCAA CATTTTCGTTCGCCTCCTCGGGCCGTGACTTTGATCCGCGGACCCGAGCCTTCTCCGACGAGGAGCTCAAGCCGCAGCCGATGATCAAAAAGTCACGCAAGCAATTTGTTCCAGATGAGCTCAAGGACGACAAGTACTGGGCCCGCCGCCGGAAGAACAACATTGCCGCCAAGCGATCCCGCGATGCCCGGCGCCAAAAGGAGAACCAGATTGCGATGCGTGCCCGCTATTTGGAGAAGGAA AATGCAACATTACATCAGGAGGTGGAGCAGTTGAAACAGGAGAACATGGACTTGCGTGCACGTCTATCGAAATTCCAAGATGTGTAA
- the LOC6506783 gene encoding hepatic leukemia factor isoform X12, with the protein MCAMYTPRENIMDLSTKGKSTSNSKEIICPDDKYKEEGDIWNVEAQTAFLGPNLWDKTLPYDADLKVTQYADLDEFLSENNIPDGLPGTHLGGHSGGLGHRSDSLGHAAGLSLGLGHITTKRERSPSPSDCISPDTLNPPSPAESTFSFASSGRDFDPRTRAFSDEELKPQPMIKKSRKQFVPDELKDDKYWARRRKNNIAAKRSRDARRQKENQIAMRARYLEKENATLHQEVEQLKQENMDLRARLSKFQDV; encoded by the exons GCAAATCCACATCGAATAGCAAAGAAATCATCTGCCCGGATGACAAGTACAAGGAGGAGGGCGACATCTGGAATGTCGAGGCGCAAACGGCGTTTCTTGGGCCCAATCTGTGGGACAAGACCCTGCCCTACGATGCCGACCTCAAGGTAACACAA TATGCCGACCTAGACGAATTCCTGTCGGAAAACAATATACCTGATGGCCTACCCGGCACACACCTGGGCGGCCACTCGGGCGGCCTGGGTCACCGGTCCGATTCCCTGGGACATGCGGCGGGACTATCGCTCGGCCTGGGCCACATAACCACAAAGCGGGAGCGGTCGCCCTCGCCGTCCGACTGCATCAGTCCGGACACCCTAAATCCTCCATCGCCGGCCGAGTCAA CATTTTCGTTCGCCTCCTCGGGCCGTGACTTTGATCCGCGGACCCGAGCCTTCTCCGACGAGGAGCTCAAGCCGCAGCCGATGATCAAAAAGTCACGCAAGCAATTTGTTCCAGATGAGCTCAAGGACGACAAGTACTGGGCCCGCCGCCGGAAGAACAACATTGCCGCCAAGCGATCCCGCGATGCCCGGCGCCAAAAGGAGAACCAGATTGCGATGCGTGCCCGCTATTTGGAGAAGGAA AATGCAACATTACATCAGGAGGTGGAGCAGTTGAAACAGGAGAACATGGACTTGCGTGCACGTCTATCGAAATTCCAAGATGTGTAA